One part of the Andrena cerasifolii isolate SP2316 chromosome 4, iyAndCera1_principal, whole genome shotgun sequence genome encodes these proteins:
- the LOC143368116 gene encoding uncharacterized protein LOC143368116, whose amino-acid sequence MDICDSAIVCINVPIVVNANHDESVIVHSPIVAEKDSLLTPSQCQITEHSSPEVERSSNGHAVLVDSGTDTPSLLIPSDVPLPFKETLFWPREKPMKINRNIKDKIP is encoded by the exons ATGGACATTTGTGATTCAGCAATTGTATGCATAAATGTTCCTATTGTAGTTAATGCTAATCACGATGAATCAGTGATTG TACATTCGCCAATAGTGGCTGAAAAAGATAGTTTATTGACACCGTCGCAGTGTCAGATAACAGAGCACTCATCTCCAGAAGTAGAAAGGTCATCAAATGGTCATGCAGTATTAGTTGACTCCG GAACCGATACCCCGAGTCTTCTCATTCCTTCAGATGTACCACTGCCTTTTAAAGAAACATTATTTTGGCCAAGAGAGAAACCCATGAAGATTAATCGAAACATAAAAGACAAAATCCCATGA